In Solanum pennellii chromosome 3, SPENNV200, a single window of DNA contains:
- the LOC107012928 gene encoding uncharacterized protein LOC107012928 isoform X2 translates to MMEFFECLGVDMETYHMSLSVSLDHGHGCEWGTRKGFSSLFAQKKNLLNPYFLQMIREIIRFKQDVISYLEEVDNNLDVDRNETLGQFMKSHGYSELFQKAYLIPICASIWSCPLAGVLSFSACYILLFFRDHHLLQIFDLPQLLTVRWRSQTYVNKVKEELEKRGCQIRTGCEVNSVSTNEEGCTIACTDGATEVYDGCIIAAHAPDTLKMLGEEATYDETRILGAFHYIYSDIFLHRDKTFLPHNPEAWSACNFLGTMNDRSCVTYSLNIMQNLGDSNLPYLVTLDPPQEPDHMLLKWTTGHLVPSVAVSKASNELHQIQGKRGIWFCGTYQGYGFHEDGLKAGMVAADGVLRRNCRILDNPKHMVTTWTETGARLVVTRFLKNFIETGCIILLEEGGTIFTFQGTDRKCSLKVLLRIHSTKFYWKVATQADLGLADAFIHGDFSFVDKNEGLLNLLMIFVANRDMKASVKRSSKKRGWWTPLLFTAALSSAKYFIQHVSNHNTLTQARRNISRHYDLSNELFSLFLDETMTYLCAIFKSEDEDLKDAQLRKIHRLISKAKISAEHHVLEIGFGWGSLAMEVVKQTGCKYTGITLSEQQLEYAQLRVEQAGLQDQITFLLCDYRQIPSKDKYDRIISCGMLEHVGHDFIGEFFTCCESALAEDGLLVLQFISIPDERYEEYRQSSDFIKEYIFPGGCVPALSQVTSAMAAASRLCVKHLEEIGIHYYQTLRCWRENFLKNKSQIRSLGFDDKFIRTWEYYFDYCAAGFKTCTIGDYQIVFSRPGNVAVFGDPYNYSPSTYYRV, encoded by the exons ATGATGGAATTTTTTGAGTGCCTTGGAGTTGATATGGAGACCTATCATATGTCATTATCAGTGAGCTTAGACCATGGCCATGGTTGCGAATGGGGTACTCGAAAGGGATTCTCTAGTTTGTTTGCACAGAAGAAGAATCTCTTGAATCCATATTTTTTGCAAATGATTAGAGAAATCATCAGATTCAAACAGGATGTCATAAG TTACCTTGAAGAAGTTGACAATAATCTTGACGTTGATCGCAATGAAACGTTAGGGCAATTTATGAAGTCACATGGCTATTCAGAGTTATTTCAGAAGGCTTATCTG ATTCCAATATGTGCTTCAATCTGGTCCTGTCCTTTAGCAGGAGTATTGAGCTTTTCTGCTTGCTACATTCTTTTATTCTTCCGCGACCACCATCTTCTGCAG ATCTTTGATCTCCCTCAATTGCTTACTGTAAGATGGCGATCACAGACATATGTAAATAAG GTTAAGGAAGAGCTGGAGAAGAGAGGTTGCCAAATAAGAACTGGTTGTGAAGTAAATTCTGTATCGACAAATGAAGAAG GTTGTACCATAGCTTGCACTGATGGTGCCACAGAAGTATATGATGGATGCATAATCGCTGCACATGCTCCAGATACTCTGAAAATGTTAGGCGAAGAGGCAACATATGATGAAACAAGAATACTAGGTGCTTTCCATTATATCTATAG TGATATTTTTCTTCATCGTGACAAAACATTCCTGCCTCACAATCCGGAAGCATGGAGTGCTTGTAACTTTCTTGGAACCATGAATGATAGATCATGTGTCACATATTCGCTCAATATAATGCAG AATCTTGGTGACTCGAACCTGCCTTATCTCGTAACCCTCGATCCTCCTCAAGAACCAGATCATATGTTGCTTAAATGGACAACAGGCCACCTAGTCCCTTCAGTTGCTGTGTCAAAAGCTTCAAATGAGCTACATCAAATCCAAGGGAAGAGAGGAATATGGTTTTGTGGAACATATCAAG GGTACGGTTTCCATGAGGATGGACTAAAG GCGGGTATGGTTGCTGCAGATGGGGTGCTTAGAAGGAATTGTCGTATTCTGGACAATCCCAAGCACATGGTAACAACCTGGACTGAAACAGGAGCACGCCTCGTCGTTACTAGATTCCTCAAAAATTTCATTGAAACTGGATGCATAAT CTTGTTGGAAGAAGGAGGTACAATTTTCACTTTCCAAGGAACAGATAGGAAATGCTCTCTCAAAGTTTTGCTTAGAATCCATAGTACAAAGTTTTACTGGAag GTTGCAACTCAAGCTGATCTAGGCCTTGCTGATGCCTTTATTCATGGGGATTTCTCTTttgttgataagaatgaaggTCTTCTCAATCTTCTCATG ATATTTGTTGCCAATAGAGATATGAAAGCATCTGTTAAAAGGTCTAGCAAGAAAAG GGGTTGGTGGACGCCATTGCTTTTTACAGCAGCACTGTCATCTGCAAAATATTTCATTCAACACGTTTCGAATCATAACACTCTGACTCAGGCTCGTCGGAATATTTCTCGCCATTATGACCTG AGTAATGAACTCTTCTCACTCTTTCTGGATGAGACAATGacatatttatgtgcaatattCAAG AGTGAGGATGAAGACCTAAAAGATGCACAGCTGAGAAAGATTCATCGTCTCATTAGTAAG GCAAAGATTAGCGCAGAACATCACGTTTTAGAGATTGGATTTGGTTGGGGAAGTTTGGCTATGGAAGTTGTCAAGCAAACAGGATGTAAATATACTGGTATAACTCTCTCGGAGCAGCAACTAGAGTATGCACAGTTGAGAGTTGAGCAAGCAGGCCTTCAG GATCAAATAACATTTCTCCTATGTGACTATCGCCAAATCCCAAGTAAGGACAAGTATGACAGGATTATATCATG CGGTATGTTAGAACATGTTGGTCATGATTTCATAGGGGAATTCTTTACTTGCTGTGAGTCTGCATTGGCAGAAGATGGACTTCTAGTCCTGCAG TTCATTTCGATACCAGACGAGAGGTATGAAGAATACAGGCAGAGCTCAGACTTCATAAAAGAGTATATATTTCCAGGTGGATGCGTGCCCGCACTAAGTCAAGTAACATCAGCCATGGCTGCTGCATCCAGACTATG TGTCAAGCACCTGGAGGAGATAGGAATTCATTACTACCAGACATTGAGATGTTGGCGAGAAAACTTCCTGAAAAACAAAAG CCAAATTCGTTCTTTGGGATTCGATGACAAGTTCATCAGGACATGGGAGTACTACTTTGACTATTGTGCTGCTGGATTCAAAACGTGCACGATAGGAGATTATCAG ATTGTATTTTCAAGGCCAGGCAATGTTGCAGTTTTTGGTGATCCTTACAATTACTCCCCTTCAACTTATTATAGAGTTTAA
- the LOC107012928 gene encoding uncharacterized protein LOC107012928 isoform X1 → MKVGVVGAGINGLISAYALAKCGVKVVIYEKEHFIGGHAKTVAVDGVELDLGFIIFNRVTYPYMMEFFECLGVDMETYHMSLSVSLDHGHGCEWGTRKGFSSLFAQKKNLLNPYFLQMIREIIRFKQDVISYLEEVDNNLDVDRNETLGQFMKSHGYSELFQKAYLIPICASIWSCPLAGVLSFSACYILLFFRDHHLLQIFDLPQLLTVRWRSQTYVNKVKEELEKRGCQIRTGCEVNSVSTNEEGCTIACTDGATEVYDGCIIAAHAPDTLKMLGEEATYDETRILGAFHYIYSDIFLHRDKTFLPHNPEAWSACNFLGTMNDRSCVTYSLNIMQNLGDSNLPYLVTLDPPQEPDHMLLKWTTGHLVPSVAVSKASNELHQIQGKRGIWFCGTYQGYGFHEDGLKAGMVAADGVLRRNCRILDNPKHMVTTWTETGARLVVTRFLKNFIETGCIILLEEGGTIFTFQGTDRKCSLKVLLRIHSTKFYWKVATQADLGLADAFIHGDFSFVDKNEGLLNLLMIFVANRDMKASVKRSSKKRGWWTPLLFTAALSSAKYFIQHVSNHNTLTQARRNISRHYDLSNELFSLFLDETMTYLCAIFKSEDEDLKDAQLRKIHRLISKAKISAEHHVLEIGFGWGSLAMEVVKQTGCKYTGITLSEQQLEYAQLRVEQAGLQDQITFLLCDYRQIPSKDKYDRIISCGMLEHVGHDFIGEFFTCCESALAEDGLLVLQFISIPDERYEEYRQSSDFIKEYIFPGGCVPALSQVTSAMAAASRLCVKHLEEIGIHYYQTLRCWRENFLKNKSQIRSLGFDDKFIRTWEYYFDYCAAGFKTCTIGDYQIVFSRPGNVAVFGDPYNYSPSTYYRV, encoded by the exons ATGAAAGTAGGTGTGGTGGGGGCAGGGATAAATGGACTTATTTCTGCATATGCATTGGCAAAATGTGGGGTCAAAGTTGTAATTTACGAGAAGGAACATTTTATCGGCGGCCATGCTAAGACCGTCGCCGTTGACGGCGTCGAACTTGACCTTGGGTTTATCATCTTTAATAGA GTAACTTATCCATACATGATGGAATTTTTTGAGTGCCTTGGAGTTGATATGGAGACCTATCATATGTCATTATCAGTGAGCTTAGACCATGGCCATGGTTGCGAATGGGGTACTCGAAAGGGATTCTCTAGTTTGTTTGCACAGAAGAAGAATCTCTTGAATCCATATTTTTTGCAAATGATTAGAGAAATCATCAGATTCAAACAGGATGTCATAAG TTACCTTGAAGAAGTTGACAATAATCTTGACGTTGATCGCAATGAAACGTTAGGGCAATTTATGAAGTCACATGGCTATTCAGAGTTATTTCAGAAGGCTTATCTG ATTCCAATATGTGCTTCAATCTGGTCCTGTCCTTTAGCAGGAGTATTGAGCTTTTCTGCTTGCTACATTCTTTTATTCTTCCGCGACCACCATCTTCTGCAG ATCTTTGATCTCCCTCAATTGCTTACTGTAAGATGGCGATCACAGACATATGTAAATAAG GTTAAGGAAGAGCTGGAGAAGAGAGGTTGCCAAATAAGAACTGGTTGTGAAGTAAATTCTGTATCGACAAATGAAGAAG GTTGTACCATAGCTTGCACTGATGGTGCCACAGAAGTATATGATGGATGCATAATCGCTGCACATGCTCCAGATACTCTGAAAATGTTAGGCGAAGAGGCAACATATGATGAAACAAGAATACTAGGTGCTTTCCATTATATCTATAG TGATATTTTTCTTCATCGTGACAAAACATTCCTGCCTCACAATCCGGAAGCATGGAGTGCTTGTAACTTTCTTGGAACCATGAATGATAGATCATGTGTCACATATTCGCTCAATATAATGCAG AATCTTGGTGACTCGAACCTGCCTTATCTCGTAACCCTCGATCCTCCTCAAGAACCAGATCATATGTTGCTTAAATGGACAACAGGCCACCTAGTCCCTTCAGTTGCTGTGTCAAAAGCTTCAAATGAGCTACATCAAATCCAAGGGAAGAGAGGAATATGGTTTTGTGGAACATATCAAG GGTACGGTTTCCATGAGGATGGACTAAAG GCGGGTATGGTTGCTGCAGATGGGGTGCTTAGAAGGAATTGTCGTATTCTGGACAATCCCAAGCACATGGTAACAACCTGGACTGAAACAGGAGCACGCCTCGTCGTTACTAGATTCCTCAAAAATTTCATTGAAACTGGATGCATAAT CTTGTTGGAAGAAGGAGGTACAATTTTCACTTTCCAAGGAACAGATAGGAAATGCTCTCTCAAAGTTTTGCTTAGAATCCATAGTACAAAGTTTTACTGGAag GTTGCAACTCAAGCTGATCTAGGCCTTGCTGATGCCTTTATTCATGGGGATTTCTCTTttgttgataagaatgaaggTCTTCTCAATCTTCTCATG ATATTTGTTGCCAATAGAGATATGAAAGCATCTGTTAAAAGGTCTAGCAAGAAAAG GGGTTGGTGGACGCCATTGCTTTTTACAGCAGCACTGTCATCTGCAAAATATTTCATTCAACACGTTTCGAATCATAACACTCTGACTCAGGCTCGTCGGAATATTTCTCGCCATTATGACCTG AGTAATGAACTCTTCTCACTCTTTCTGGATGAGACAATGacatatttatgtgcaatattCAAG AGTGAGGATGAAGACCTAAAAGATGCACAGCTGAGAAAGATTCATCGTCTCATTAGTAAG GCAAAGATTAGCGCAGAACATCACGTTTTAGAGATTGGATTTGGTTGGGGAAGTTTGGCTATGGAAGTTGTCAAGCAAACAGGATGTAAATATACTGGTATAACTCTCTCGGAGCAGCAACTAGAGTATGCACAGTTGAGAGTTGAGCAAGCAGGCCTTCAG GATCAAATAACATTTCTCCTATGTGACTATCGCCAAATCCCAAGTAAGGACAAGTATGACAGGATTATATCATG CGGTATGTTAGAACATGTTGGTCATGATTTCATAGGGGAATTCTTTACTTGCTGTGAGTCTGCATTGGCAGAAGATGGACTTCTAGTCCTGCAG TTCATTTCGATACCAGACGAGAGGTATGAAGAATACAGGCAGAGCTCAGACTTCATAAAAGAGTATATATTTCCAGGTGGATGCGTGCCCGCACTAAGTCAAGTAACATCAGCCATGGCTGCTGCATCCAGACTATG TGTCAAGCACCTGGAGGAGATAGGAATTCATTACTACCAGACATTGAGATGTTGGCGAGAAAACTTCCTGAAAAACAAAAG CCAAATTCGTTCTTTGGGATTCGATGACAAGTTCATCAGGACATGGGAGTACTACTTTGACTATTGTGCTGCTGGATTCAAAACGTGCACGATAGGAGATTATCAG ATTGTATTTTCAAGGCCAGGCAATGTTGCAGTTTTTGGTGATCCTTACAATTACTCCCCTTCAACTTATTATAGAGTTTAA